The DNA region ATTTTTCTTATTACTTTAGCCGGGACACCGTATGCCAGGACACCATCAACTAGATCATTGACGACAACCGCACCAGCTCCAATCAGCGTATTTCTACCTATCCGCACATTGTTTATGACTGTCGCTCCAATTCCTACCCAAGTTCCACTTCCCACAGTTACTCTTCCTCCTAAATGAACACCTGGGGAAATATGAACTCCATCTTCTATTACGCACTCATGGTCAACACTCGCACAACTATTAATAATCACATTTTGACCAATCTTTGCTTGAGAATTAACTATTGCTCCTGCTGCTATGACGGCTCCCGCTCCTATAGATACATCAGCAGCAATTGTTGCTTTTGGATGGATAGCATTTGCTAAAGTAAAACCTTTTATCTCAACTAATTGAGATAAATTTAATCGTGCCTGACAATTACCAAATCCAAAAATTATGTACTTAATGCTTTTATTATAAATATCTAATTGTTCCTGTCCCCCAAGAATTGGCGCTCCGCAAAATTTTTCGCCACGACGCTGTGGATTCAGATCGTCAATAAAGCCGACAATTTCATAGTTTTCTT from Nostoc sp. GT001 includes:
- a CDS encoding acetyltransferase, producing MLPKLLVWGASGHALVVADIIRLQENYEIVGFIDDLNPQRRGEKFCGAPILGGQEQLDIYNKSIKYIIFGFGNCQARLNLSQLVEIKGFTLANAIHPKATIAADVSIGAGAVIAAGAIVNSQAKIGQNVIINSCASVDHECVIEDGVHISPGVHLGGRVTVGSGTWVGIGATVINNVRIGRNTLIGAGAVVVNDLVDGVLAYGVPAKVIRKIEL